One window from the genome of Pedococcus badiiscoriae encodes:
- a CDS encoding heat shock protein transcriptional repressor HspR translates to MSEVHGFSPDDDAPIFVISVAATLAGMHAQTLRQYDRLGLVSPSRTRGGGRRYSGRDVALLREVQRLSQEEGVSLPGIQRILELENQVAALRARVLELSDELERARLSSAAHLASRVFAVGPSGDVIAVRAGQRPRMQRSQALVVWRPTSP, encoded by the coding sequence ATGAGTGAGGTGCACGGGTTCTCCCCCGACGACGACGCCCCGATCTTCGTCATCTCCGTCGCGGCCACGCTCGCCGGCATGCACGCCCAGACCCTGCGGCAGTACGACCGGCTCGGGCTGGTCAGTCCGTCCCGGACCCGAGGCGGCGGACGTCGGTACTCCGGGCGCGATGTCGCCCTGCTCCGCGAGGTGCAGCGCCTGTCCCAGGAGGAGGGCGTCAGCCTCCCGGGCATCCAGCGGATCCTCGAGCTCGAGAACCAGGTGGCAGCACTGCGAGCCCGGGTGCTCGAGCTCTCCGACGAGCTCGAGCGGGCGCGCCTGTCGAGTGCCGCTCACTTGGCCTCGCGGGTCTTCGCAGTCGGCCCCAGCGGCGACGTCATCGCCGTGCGTGCCGGCCAGCGCCCTCGGATGCAGCGTTCCCAGGCACTCGTCGTGTGGCGCCCTACTTCCCCCTGA
- a CDS encoding helix-turn-helix domain-containing protein, whose translation MSGGTSPRGAVEVHGYALRVIRQARGRGVSDLAAALEVDRSYIRHLENGSKLRVSPELYAALLRELQIDDYRALLATAPLRDGAST comes from the coding sequence ATGTCTGGGGGAACATCACCGCGCGGTGCGGTCGAGGTGCACGGCTATGCACTGCGCGTCATCCGTCAGGCACGGGGTCGCGGCGTGTCGGACCTTGCGGCGGCGCTCGAGGTCGACCGGTCCTACATCCGGCACCTGGAGAACGGCAGCAAGCTCCGCGTCAGTCCGGAGCTGTATGCCGCCCTGCTGCGCGAGCTGCAGATCGACGACTACCGCGCGCTGCTCGCGACCGCTCCGTTGCGCGACGGGGCGTCGACCTGA
- a CDS encoding helix-turn-helix domain-containing protein, whose protein sequence is MTGKIRAMNPEQLERLGKRVERARLARGWSKEQASREARISSITWKRVEDGLGVQDVKRARVLEVLGLDDRGEPVGESPHDEGFVTAPGPRVRPAVGDEEVLALIDDVRSRLDALERRIRGS, encoded by the coding sequence ATGACTGGCAAGATACGGGCCATGAACCCCGAACAGCTGGAACGGCTCGGCAAACGGGTCGAGCGCGCGCGCCTGGCCCGTGGGTGGAGCAAGGAGCAGGCGTCGAGGGAGGCGAGGATCTCCTCGATCACGTGGAAGCGTGTGGAGGACGGGCTCGGCGTGCAGGACGTCAAACGCGCCAGGGTCCTCGAGGTGCTCGGACTGGACGACCGCGGTGAGCCTGTCGGTGAGTCGCCGCATGATGAGGGTTTCGTGACCGCTCCCGGTCCACGAGTGCGGCCAGCGGTCGGCGACGAGGAGGTCCTCGCGCTGATCGACGACGTGAGGAGCAGGCTTGACGCCCTCGAGCGACGCATCCGGGGTTCCTGA
- a CDS encoding ribonuclease E inhibitor RraB — MSEHLLVFPDRETADDVAAELAHEGFSEVRVVREALAGEDDSEDHEWAVHVVEENVADETGPVESGLRDRFSALAEEHGGWYDPEPRTDS, encoded by the coding sequence GTGAGTGAACACCTGCTGGTCTTCCCCGACCGTGAGACCGCCGACGACGTGGCCGCCGAGCTCGCCCATGAGGGTTTCTCCGAGGTACGGGTCGTGCGCGAGGCGCTCGCGGGGGAGGACGACTCCGAGGACCACGAGTGGGCCGTCCACGTCGTGGAGGAGAACGTCGCGGACGAGACGGGCCCGGTGGAGTCGGGGCTGCGTGACCGGTTCAGCGCCCTCGCCGAGGAGCACGGCGGCTGGTACGACCCGGAGCCCCGCACCGACTCCTGA
- a CDS encoding nitroreductase family deazaflavin-dependent oxidoreductase, whose protein sequence is MPIPLAVGRWNRVGFNRLSTPVARHLPGYAVVHHRGRRSGRAYQTPVNLFRVGDRYVIALTYGPQTDWVRNVLAAGGCTIETRGRLVPCGRPQLYRDAERHGIRPVERAVLGWIGVQDFLELVPLWGTPEPNA, encoded by the coding sequence GTGCCCATTCCCCTGGCCGTCGGGCGGTGGAACCGCGTGGGGTTCAACCGGCTCAGCACCCCGGTCGCGCGCCACCTGCCGGGCTACGCCGTCGTCCACCACCGGGGCCGTCGGTCGGGACGGGCCTACCAGACGCCGGTGAACCTCTTCAGGGTCGGCGACCGGTACGTCATCGCGCTCACCTACGGCCCGCAGACCGACTGGGTCCGCAACGTCCTGGCGGCCGGCGGCTGCACGATCGAGACCCGCGGACGGCTGGTGCCCTGCGGGCGGCCCCAGCTGTACCGGGACGCCGAGAGGCACGGCATCCGACCGGTCGAGCGCGCGGTCCTCGGCTGGATCGGGGTGCAGGACTTCCTGGAGCTGGTCCCCCTGTGGGGCACCCCGGAGCCCAACGCCTGA
- the clpB gene encoding ATP-dependent chaperone ClpB translates to MDLKPTAKVAEALALAQREAQGAGNPEITPAHLALALAEQPDTTTDALLTAAGTSAAAVASAARTSLAAQPRTSGSSVATPGLGQATLQVLQHAQTVMQAMGDTFLSTDVLLLALVEKGAVKADAKALEQQIPILRGGHKVTSEHPEAGGEALEKYGTDLTQQARDGRLDPVIGRDAEIRRVVQVLSRRTKNNPVLIGEPGVGKTAVVEGLAQRIVDGDVPESLRDKRLVSLDLGAMVAGAKYRGEFEERLKAVLEEIRESNGQVVTFIDELHTVVGAGASGEGAMDAGNMLKPLLARGELRLVGATTLDEYRQHIEKDAALERRFQQVFVGEPSVEDTIAILRGLKERYEAHHKVEIEDAALVAAASLSDRYISGRQLPDKAIDLVDEAASRLRMEIDSSPVEIDELRRSVDRLKMEELHLERETDDASVERLARLREDLANRSEELAALNARWESEKSGLNRVGDLKTQIDEARTRLEKARREYDFETASRIEFGEIPELEKALAAANEDEVASGRADADPMVKERVGADDIAEVISAWTGIPAGRLLQGETEKLLSMESIIGSRLIGQTAAVAAVSDAVRRSRAGLADPQRPTGSFLFLGPTGVGKTELAKSLADFLFDDERAMVRIDMSEYSERHAVARLIGAPPGYVGYEEGGQLTEAVRRRPYSVVLLDEVEKAHPETFDILLQVLDDGRLTDGQGRTVDFRNVILVMTSNLGSQFLVDPTLDESAKHEAVMGVVRASFKPEFLNRLDEVVIFDALTSAELGHIVELQVRELAARLADRRITLEVTDAAREWLAITGYDPAYGARPLRRLVQKEIGDRLAKAVLGGQVRDGDTVTVDLDESADALTLR, encoded by the coding sequence ATGGACCTGAAGCCGACCGCGAAGGTGGCCGAGGCGCTCGCCCTCGCGCAACGTGAGGCGCAGGGCGCCGGCAACCCGGAGATCACCCCGGCGCACCTCGCCCTCGCCCTGGCGGAGCAGCCCGACACGACCACCGACGCCCTGCTGACGGCCGCCGGCACCAGCGCAGCGGCCGTGGCGTCCGCCGCGCGCACGAGCCTCGCCGCGCAGCCGCGCACGTCGGGCAGCAGCGTCGCGACCCCGGGCCTCGGGCAGGCGACCCTGCAAGTGCTCCAGCACGCACAGACAGTCATGCAGGCCATGGGCGACACCTTCCTGTCCACGGACGTGCTGCTGCTGGCGCTCGTCGAGAAGGGCGCGGTCAAGGCCGACGCCAAGGCCCTCGAGCAGCAGATCCCCATCCTGCGAGGTGGCCACAAGGTGACCTCGGAGCACCCGGAGGCCGGCGGCGAGGCGCTCGAGAAGTACGGCACCGACCTGACCCAGCAGGCCCGTGACGGCAGGCTCGACCCCGTGATCGGGCGCGACGCGGAGATCCGCCGGGTCGTCCAGGTGCTCTCCCGGCGCACGAAGAACAACCCCGTCCTCATCGGCGAGCCCGGCGTCGGCAAGACCGCGGTGGTCGAGGGCCTGGCCCAGCGGATCGTGGACGGCGACGTGCCGGAGTCCTTGCGCGACAAGCGGTTGGTCAGCCTCGACCTCGGCGCCATGGTCGCGGGTGCGAAGTACCGGGGCGAGTTCGAGGAGCGGCTCAAGGCCGTCCTCGAGGAGATCCGGGAGAGCAACGGCCAGGTCGTCACGTTCATCGACGAGCTGCACACCGTCGTCGGCGCAGGGGCCAGCGGCGAGGGCGCCATGGACGCGGGCAACATGCTCAAGCCGCTGCTCGCCCGCGGTGAGCTGCGACTCGTCGGGGCGACCACCCTGGACGAGTACCGCCAGCACATCGAGAAGGACGCCGCCCTGGAGCGTCGCTTCCAGCAGGTCTTCGTCGGTGAGCCGTCGGTCGAGGACACCATCGCGATCCTGCGCGGGCTCAAGGAGCGCTACGAGGCGCACCACAAGGTGGAGATCGAGGACGCGGCCCTCGTCGCCGCCGCGTCGCTGTCGGACCGCTACATCAGCGGCCGTCAGCTGCCCGACAAGGCGATCGACCTCGTGGACGAGGCGGCCTCCCGGCTGCGGATGGAGATCGACTCCAGCCCGGTCGAGATCGACGAGCTGCGCCGCTCGGTCGACAGGCTCAAGATGGAGGAGCTGCACCTCGAGCGCGAGACCGACGACGCCTCCGTCGAGCGGCTCGCCCGGCTGCGGGAGGACCTCGCGAACCGGTCCGAGGAGCTGGCCGCGCTCAACGCCCGCTGGGAGTCCGAGAAGTCAGGCCTCAACCGGGTCGGCGACCTCAAGACGCAGATCGACGAGGCTCGCACCAGGCTCGAGAAGGCTCGGCGCGAGTACGACTTCGAGACCGCCAGCCGGATCGAGTTCGGGGAGATCCCCGAGCTCGAGAAGGCCCTGGCCGCGGCCAACGAGGACGAGGTGGCGTCGGGGCGCGCCGACGCGGACCCCATGGTCAAGGAGCGCGTCGGGGCCGACGACATCGCCGAGGTGATCTCGGCCTGGACCGGCATACCGGCTGGGCGCCTGCTGCAGGGCGAGACCGAGAAGCTCCTGTCGATGGAGTCGATCATCGGCTCCCGCCTGATCGGGCAGACCGCAGCCGTCGCGGCCGTCAGCGATGCCGTCCGGCGGTCCCGGGCCGGCCTCGCCGACCCCCAGCGCCCCACCGGGTCCTTCCTCTTCCTCGGACCCACCGGGGTCGGCAAGACCGAGCTCGCCAAGTCGCTGGCGGACTTCCTCTTCGACGACGAGCGCGCGATGGTCCGGATCGACATGAGTGAGTACTCCGAACGGCATGCCGTGGCCCGCCTCATCGGTGCACCGCCCGGCTATGTCGGGTACGAGGAGGGTGGACAGCTCACCGAGGCCGTCCGCCGTCGCCCGTACTCCGTGGTCCTGCTCGACGAGGTCGAGAAGGCCCACCCCGAGACGTTCGACATCCTGCTGCAGGTCCTCGACGACGGGCGGCTCACCGACGGCCAGGGTCGCACGGTGGACTTCCGCAACGTCATCCTCGTGATGACCAGCAACCTCGGCAGCCAGTTCCTCGTCGACCCGACGCTGGACGAGTCGGCCAAGCACGAGGCGGTCATGGGAGTGGTCCGGGCCAGCTTCAAGCCCGAGTTCCTCAACCGGCTCGACGAGGTCGTGATCTTCGATGCGCTCACGTCGGCCGAGCTCGGTCACATCGTCGAGCTCCAGGTCCGCGAGCTCGCCGCCCGCCTCGCCGACCGCCGGATCACCCTCGAGGTCACCGACGCGGCTCGTGAGTGGCTGGCGATCACCGGCTACGACCCGGCCTACGGTGCCCGTCCACTGCGCCGCCTGGTGCAGAAGGAGATCGGCGACCGGCTCGCCAAGGCCGTCCTCGGGGGTCAGGTGCGCGACGGCGACACCGTGACGGTCGACCTCGACGAGTCCGCGGACGCCCTCACCCTGCGGTGA
- a CDS encoding LppX_LprAFG lipoprotein translates to MRLKGIAIAAIAALTLVGCTSKGDAPVKEGTPAEQLAAARANLEKSPAVSFTLESTGLPSKAVGVSAAKGTGLFTPPSFKGTLNATVAGLTGTVDVIAVEQDVFMKFFTPGYNKIDPATYGAPNPARLFDKATGITSLIAKTQSLAKGDTVRDGGDVLASFTGTLPGAAVADLLVIGDRTATFDVTYGVTQGGHELRTVVLKGPFYPGATSTYSLRLKSLPQPVAITRP, encoded by the coding sequence ATGCGCCTCAAGGGAATCGCCATCGCCGCCATCGCGGCCCTGACCCTCGTGGGCTGCACGTCCAAAGGGGACGCCCCGGTCAAGGAGGGCACCCCGGCCGAGCAGCTCGCCGCGGCGCGCGCCAACCTCGAGAAGAGCCCGGCGGTGAGCTTCACCCTCGAGTCGACCGGTCTGCCGAGCAAGGCCGTCGGGGTGTCGGCTGCCAAGGGCACGGGGCTGTTCACCCCGCCCTCGTTCAAGGGCACGCTCAACGCCACCGTCGCCGGCCTGACGGGGACCGTCGACGTCATCGCCGTCGAGCAGGACGTCTTCATGAAGTTCTTCACCCCGGGGTACAACAAGATCGACCCCGCGACCTACGGGGCGCCCAACCCGGCCAGGCTGTTCGACAAGGCGACCGGGATCACCAGCCTGATCGCCAAGACACAGTCCCTCGCCAAAGGTGACACGGTCCGCGACGGAGGCGACGTGCTCGCGTCGTTCACGGGCACGCTCCCCGGGGCCGCCGTGGCGGACCTGCTCGTCATCGGTGACCGCACGGCGACGTTCGACGTGACCTACGGCGTCACCCAGGGCGGGCACGAGCTGCGCACCGTCGTTCTCAAGGGCCCGTTCTACCCCGGGGCCACCTCGACCTACTCCCTGCGGCTCAAGAGCCTGCCCCAGCCCGTTGCGATCACCCGCCCCTAG